CAATGCTAGTTTCCTTTAGTTTGTTGGTCTTAAAGGCCAGGGATGCAGCAGCTATATTTACATCCTCCAGTTAGCATCCTTGTAGGTCAGCATCACTGCGTGCTTTCAGACCTGTGCATTTAGAAACCTAGTCAGATATGTTTGTCTGTACCGAGGCAGTGGGGAGCACCTTTTCTGTGACCCTCAGTATTTGCTTAGCAAGTTTCTGCTACTCTTGAGCCAACACCCTTAGGTTGCTCCTTCAGGGTGCTGTAGGCAGAGTCTGCCCCAGAAAGAAGTTGCGGTCCTTTGTCCTTCTTGATCTCATCCCCAGAGCCGAAAGGCCTCCACGAAGGGCACTTGCTTTCCCAGCTGATAGTGAACATAGCCTTATCCCACACATTTCTATTCAATCTTAAAGCATAAAAGGATTTATGTCAGTCCAATTAATGCACAACCCTCAACAGACCAGTTCTTAGGATTTCTGCTGCCCTTAGGCAAATCTGCTTCTGGCAAGTGGCTTTAATCTGACTGTTAGTATTGCTTCTGATGGGTAATCAAAGATGGTCTTATGCTAAATAGACCAACCTTGGACTCTTAACTCAGAGGGAGTTGTTGTGTGCCCCTCACTGAGTGGAATTCATTCTTGGTTGCTCTCTGATAAGAATGAGTAGGTTTACAGAGGTGCATCTCTCAGGCTGTCTCTGATGGTGATGACTTCAATCATCCTGAAGGGAAGCCATGGACTCCCTTCACAGCCAGTCCCTGTAGAAGACAGCTGTGGAAAtggctttgtttgtttcatttccaGTGTGATAAAGGGGGCTCGAAGGGAGACATACACAGGAACACTCTGAGTTTCATCCTCTGCTAAATTCTTTGGCTCGGTTCAGGGGTGGGACACTCTGACATGTAAAGTCcttgttaaaagaaaaagaccCCTCCAGGCAGGGATCACAGCATTGATGGGAAAGGCCCATCGGGCTGCATATCCCATGTCTGGCTCCCTCCTGGGTACCTGCCAAAAGGCCAAGTGCACACGCTTTACTCAAATTCGGGGCAGTTTTGCACATGTCTGCTAGTGCGGGGCCAGCTGTCTTCATGTTCTGGGTGACCACATGTACACTGGAGTATATCTCTCACTCTCAGTATTCTCTACCCTGATGGCTTTGCCTTGAGGTCAGGAAATGCTAACTTGCTTGAAATTGTAGCCTGTTCTGTCTTGGGTCCTCAGGCACCCATCACTCCTCTTACGTGCAAGGCAAATGTGGCTGCCGTGACAATGGGATGGCCATACCTCTTTGAAGGACATAGATGATGGATGTTCCATGCAGGGGCGACTAGTTTGGCGAGAGAGGCTGCAATGGGTGGAGTACagagctttctctcttccttgggAGGTTTTGTTCTTTCAGCATCGCACAGAGAGAGTAGGAAGCTGTCCAATCAAGGTCCAGGCTCAGCCTCCCTGTTCTGTGTTCTCATCTGCAAAGAGCAGGGGCAACACCCTTGGTATATGCTGCTTACTGGGTTTAATGAGACGGTCCATGCCAAGCGCTGACACCATTCCACCCATTCGTTTCTCAGCATGTTATTTTGGAAGGGCTGAAACCTCAGGAACATTGAAAAGAAAGGACAATAGATGCCCATTCAGTAGATGCCCACATGCTTGCTTTATTAGTTTCCTCAGGCTGCCATGATAGACTGCCTCAGCCTGCCAGCTTCACAACAGAGGTATTTTCTCACAGTGTCGGCTGCTGGCAGTTCAGGTCGAGGTGTTGTAGGGCTGGTTTCTGGTGAGGCCTCTCCTTCTGGCTTGCAGAAAACATCTTCTCACTATGACCTCATGTGGCCCTCCCCTCTATATATGCACCCCTGCTGTCCCTGTTCCTGTACATAAGGACACCAGCCCTCCTGGATTAGGCACCCACCCCATGATCTCATTTAACTTTCCTTCCTAATCCCCAAATAGTCATACTGGAGCCTAGGGCATCAACACAGATTTGAGGGAACATATAGGTCAGCACATATTTCTGGGGGTTTGTAAGTGGTGTatatgctatgtgtgtgtgtatatgtttgaatGTGCTCGCCATGTGAGCATGAAGGGTAGAGGTTGGTGTTGAGTCTTTTTCTATTGCTTTccactttatttctttaattttaatttattttaaattaaaataagataatcGAAGAAGCATCAGATAATTATATCTTGTcagacacaataaaaacaaagcaaagctgaCACTCCAAATCATTACAAAACTTGTATTTCTGACTCTCTTCCAGACAATGATGTGACTGGAGACAGGACAGGACCCACCTTATTTTGGGGGGACCAGGTCTCTCATTGGACTTGGAACTGCTGTTTTccctagactggctggccagtgaacccccGAGAGCTGCATGATTCTTAGCTGtctgctggggctggggctgcacTACAACACTCAGCtcctgtgtgggttctggagatccaaagtcaggtcctcacacttgcttAGCAAGCAAGCTCCGCACTGAGCCATTGCCCAGCCCCAGTCCTATACGTTTTGATAAGAATACACTCCATCTTTCCACCCTGTGGGTCCTGCATGGGTGAGAATGCATGTGCTGCCTTGTATGGGACATCTCCTACTGGATATGGAGAGTAGAAACCTTCCACTGAATACAATGGGTCTataggtgtgtgcgtgtgtgcatgtagtaGTTAGCAAAGGTTCTATAAGCTTGCTTTGCTATTTGTTCCTTAAAACAATGACTTTTTAGAACTCTAGATAGAActggagggatagctcagcagttaaatgtGCAtgctctcttgcagaggacccgaggtCAGTTCCCtacacccatgtcaggtggctcactaccacctACAACtttagctccagggaatccaacaagcctctgcctctgtgagCACTACACACACGCACTTACCTGCCCATACACGTAACTAAaagtaaaatgattaaaaattcaAAGCTGAAGAAAAACTTTATTTCTGTTAACTTTGCCTTAAGTAACTTCTCTCCATGccagaaaaatatttaatcataCTACATACATAGAATCATagctataaacaaaataaaataaaataaaataaaataaaataaaataaaacaaaacgtaCCCTAGAGAAAGAGTATTGGAAACCCGGAAGTGGGGTGACTAGACTATTGCAAGTAGAAAGCATATAAGGTGTTTTCATAATTCTGTACCAGTCATTACattgtttataaaattaaaatgcatctgggtgtggtgataatacatctgtaatcccagtacttgggagggaaaggcaggaagatcagaaatttaagATCAGTCTTAGATATCGAGTTTCAGCACCCCTggactatatgagaccctgtctcaaaaccataaaaatcaaacaaaagtgCACTTAAATTAATTGAGAATTGAGCAGCATAGCATATTCAAACGTGGCATGCAGCAAATTATATCACATTAACTGGGGGGTTGGTAAGTGGTCACAATGCCCTGATTCTGAGCCAAGTTCTTCTCAGTTCTCTGAGTGTGTCATAGTAGGTGCTTTCTCACACATTGCCTAGGTAAGCACGGTGTGAAGGTATTTCAGCCCTCAGTGGAGAGATTCCATTCAAGTGGTGGGTGATTTGGGGGTTATGCTTCACTGTATCACCAATAAATTATGGAGAACTAACGATATTCAAGAATAGTCCTCACCAGGTGTGCTTgggggcaggaggcaggcagatggatctctctgagtttgaggtcagcctggtctacaaagcaagttccagaacagccaggactacatattgagactctaacaaacaaacagtatAACCTTCAACTTCCAGTCACAGCTTTTCTAACTTATGCCTTTCCCCCAAATACCAAAGGATTCCAGAACTTGTTGACCTTTgtcactgcctgcctgcctgtctgtctgtctgtctattaaaAATCTCCCTGGGAAGTTGAagaaagtgcttgcctggcaagaATGAGGGCTGAGTTAAGTCCCCAGAATGCACATTCAAAACACAACTGGATTGTGGTGTATGcttatacatgcacatgcacacgcacatgcacacgtgcacatgaaAGGGAATTTCctacattaaaaaatgttttcaatgaaTTTCCATATTTCCCTGCTCGCTATTGACCTGCATGAAAAGCCCCACACCCGGACGGTTGAGACTTCCTGTAATGGTTTTCGAAGAAGCAAGGGCATGTATAATGATTACGGAAGGAGCTGCATGGGGTCAGTATGGTTTTGGTGGAGGCGCCTGTTAGCCTTCCGGTGGGGGTCAGATTGGGGCCATTCTGCCTGGATGTGCCTCTATGCGTGGCATCTTGTGAGAACCAATGAAACGATCCATGTTTTCATTGTTGGCAGCACTGGGCTAGGAGGCTCCTGCTCTGCTTCTGAAAGTGTTGCCAGCCTGGACCCGTGCACTGTGTCTCCAGAGGTGGCTGAGCAAGGGGAGCACCCCCAGGAAGCCAGAGGCCCAGAAGGTTCTCCACTGCCCAGATCATCTCTGCCCTGGGAACAGCCGTGCCCCTCAGCCTCCATGCCCTTCACAGAGGGCCCCTCAGAAGGTTGCTTGGCCAGCTCAGAAGCAGAAGCTCCTGAAGACAGCACCCTGACAAATCACCTTAGGATGGAACCCTCCCCCAACATCCCAGGGAACATCTTACCGACATCCACTCCTGAAGTAGATGGCCCCACACAGCACTCAATGGCTGCCAGAACCCCTAGTGCTGAAGGAGACAAAGAGCTGAAGGAAGAGGGACCAAATTCATCCTCCAATCGCACTGGCCAATTGCCAGGAATTTCCCTAGTTCCTCTCCAGGAGCCAAGGACAGAGCTGCTGTCTGGAGAGGGCACTGGGCCTCGTGACTTTGAGTTCCAAAGGAAAGAGGATATGGATGACTGTCCCTCCCCAGAGTCAGCAACCAAAGCCCCTGCTGCCACTCAGCCAGGGATGCAAAACTCAGCTGACCTTGAGTCTCCCCCAAAACTTGAGACTATGGTCCCACAAGATTCAGTCCTAAGATcatcagacagagaaagagatggagtGGAGGTGCTACCTACGTGTTCAGCCAAGAATTTGGAATTTCTCGAAGGCTGCCATCCCTCTAAAAGCAACTCCAGAGCTATCCCTGGATCAGGGACAAGCACTGCCTCCCAGGAAAGCTGCCAGCAGAAAGTGGAAATGCATCTGCCATATGCAGAACTGCCCTCAGGCCCACCAGGTCTTACCACAGCACCAGCAAACAGTGGCTCCTGGAAAGAGACTCTGGACACCAGCGATGCTCAGAGGCAACCACAGACAGGGACATCGGGAACTGAGCTCCAGCAAGTTGTCTGTGTGGCAGCAGCCAGCCAGCTGAATGGGAgcttccttctgagtgctgaggctCCTCTCTTCACTAGAACAGAGGAAACTTCAAGCTCAGCTTCAAGTCCCACTGCACACGCAGCTGCTTGGAATTCGGTTGCCTCAGAAGAATCCACAGAGACTGTTTCTGAGACAAAGATGTCAGTTTCTGCAGATCTGGCTGCCACAGAACAGATGGATACAGGGGTGGCAGAACGGAAGCCAACATCAGATCTTAGAAAAACGCAAGAACAACCAGAAGGTAGCCTCCAGCAGGTTCCTGCACCTTTCTTGCAGGGGCAAAATGATACAGTCCAACAAGGGCTGttgctgccaactttctcccatGGCATTTCAAATGAAAGTTCAGTGGAACCAACTGATGGTCCCAAGGCCCCCAAGAATACTCAAAATAGAGTTGTGGCTAGAGAGGAAAGCAGATCACATGGAGACAACCTTGAGGGacagcaagaagccaccagagCCCTTGCTGGTGCAGAGCCTGGGAACCATGATGAAGAGAAGTCTCAAGCCTTTCACAGCAAGCCCCATCTGGAGACCAAGAAAGGTGAGGTTTCAAAGGCACACAGTAATACAGAGAACAAAATCGTTCCCAGCTCAGACTCAACACAGCCACTTAGACAGGAGGTTGCTGGCCACAGGGATGGGTCCCACTCTGGATCAGCAGAGGTAGTGGGGCAGGTGGTTGCTGAATCCCATGTGACTGACACAGCTACCTCACTGCACAAACTCCATGAGGAGGACCCCATCCTGTCCTCAGCATCAGATGGCACTGGTGAGCACTTTCTTCCCCAAGAAGCCATCTGGGAAAGTTCAAGATCTCAGACCAAAAGCCCAGTCATGCTTCAGGACAGGGGAGGATTGGAAGCAATAGAGTCACTTCCTGCTTTAGAATCTGAGAAAGGAGATTTCCTGCCTGCTACAGCTGCGGAGGAGGTACCCaaagctggggagatggaggATATATTGGAAGTAAAGAAGAGCCACTCACCCTTTCATCCGCCTTTCAGCTGTGATGGGGAAGGCTTGCTGATGTCCCCAGGCCAACCTTGTGGGGTGGAGAAGGTTGAACCTGGACAGGAAGTCCATGCTGATGCGTCATCTCCCCGCAATGGGAAAGACTCAACAATAGGCCATGGACTTGCTGTGCTCAGTCTGGAACAAGACTGTCAGAGAAAACTGTCTTGCCCAGAGGACAGTCTCCCACCATCTCCAAAGAACCGTCTCCAGCCATCTCAACTAGACCCAGAAGCGTCCATCTCTGCTATTCTCTGTGACAAGAACCAACCACCTACAAATGGGCAAAAGGCTTGTCAAAGTGACCCAGGTCTGAAGAAGCAGAGTACAGATCCTTCCTCAATCCTGGTACCTGAGGAAAGGAAGCCTTGGGCAGATGTGAGCTTGTCCACTCAAGGAGGAAACGAGCAGGGGTCAGAGCTTCCCTCCAAAGGCAGCCCATGCAATACTCCAAGTTCATCACCCAAGGATAAAGTTCTGGAAGGAGCACCACCGTCAGAGATGTCAGAACTGTCAACCCCACTGGGACAAGAGTCGCCTGCACTAGGGGGAAATGAGCAAGAGGGCACAGGCAGCAGTAGTCAGCTCTCAGAGATCCCGCCTCCTGCAGCAGCCACCGCTCTTACAGAAAACTTGGGTGGGAAGGATAGTCTCTCTACTGGGCAGGGGCTGAGCAAGTCCCAACAGGAGCTGGATGATGCTTTGCAAATAGGCAGCCTGCGTGAAGAAGCACGTTGTGGGGACTCGGGCCTTTCTGAAGCCGGTGACGTACTGCCTCCGCCTCTGGGCTTGGataagacagagacagcaagtaGAAACAGAGTGGAGGCCCTGCCCTGTCCACCTGACTCAGTAGCTCTCCTGGATACAGCACACTACTCTCCAGACCCAGTGCCTACCAATCCCAGAGTCACACTCACCCAGGATGCCCTAGAGAGCGAGGCCTGTGATGAGGGCCAGAAAGAGTCGGCCCCACAGCTGGAAATGGAGCAGCCGGCCCCCTTGGGTACAGAAGCACAGAGTCCTCTTGGAAGTTTCCAGAAAGCAGAGGAACGAGATGGTAAAGGTGGATCTGCCGAAGTGAACGTCGATGCCAGTGAAGGAGACCCCGGGATGCAGCAGGCTTCAGAGGCACCAGAACCTGCTCTGAGTAGTGGCTTCCTTCAGGCTGACCAGAGCCTCGCCTCCACCCTGAGTGAGCCACGCCAACTTGTGCAGCTTGAGCCCAGCTGCGGGGATGCCTTGCTGCCAGCTGGAGAAACAGACGGGATGCCCAGAAGTTCTGTGGACGTTCTGACACAGCACACTGTTTCAGGCCCACAGAGCCTTCTGCCGGCTGAACCACCTGACACCCCTTACCTGCATATCAATAGTGCTGCCAGGAAGGATGCAGAAGATGGAAGCACGAGAGGAGCCGTTTCCTCTGAGGACCCCGGAGCACCTCATGAAAGTCCTGTAAAGGAGCCTCCACCTGCTTTGGAAAATGACACCCTTGAAAAGACACCTGCTGTCTCCTTCACCACAGTCTTGCAACCAGGAACTGCAGATGGGGACATCTCTGCAGCGGGGGATGGTAATAGTATCGGTATCCCCCAAGCTGGAACCACTGAGGGGCACGTGAGTTTCATGCCCTACCTGGACAGGATGCCTCTCCCGGTCAGAGACGAGCAGATGGCAAGGGAGATGCATGTGGCTGCTGCTCCAGAAGCAAATGCCAGGCCCTCTGAGATCGCAGCATGCCCTGCCAGTGAGGAtgcagcaggagagagagaggggaacagGGAGAGGCCAGTAGAACTTACCCCAGATCTGAGGGTTGTTGCATCAGGTAGCGAGGGTGCAAGCTCCAAGCAGACCAGCATAATAGCGGGGCTTCCTGATTTTAGGGAGCATATCACCAAGATCTTTGAGCAGTCTGTGCTTGGAGCCCTGGCTGCTGACCGGCCCCATAGTAAAAAGTCAGGAGTTCCAAGGAATGTGCTGTTTGAGGGTCCTGATGTCTCACTGAACTCAGAGAAGCTTCTAGATGGGGCACAAGGAGTGGCTGCTGCCCTTCTCCCTGTACCTCCTGCAGGACTCCAGGTTGAGAAGAAGCAAGAGTCAGCTGTTGAGGCTGAGAGTTCTCATCAAGTACCCCAGGATCCAGCATCAGAGAAGATGATGGGTCTGGTGGGGACAGCCTTGGAGGAGAGCAGGCCAGGTGCCAGTGTTGAAGGAGAGAGGACTGGAGAGCCTGTTCAGGGAACTCAGGCTCACTCACAGCAGGCAAGAAGCAGGCAGGAATTAACAGTGGGCCTTCCCTCTTCTGCAGCTGTTCAGGGGCTACCAGCAGAAAGAGCCCCTGACTTCCCTGTGGCTCCCCAGAGCCATGCAGATGTAGATGAGGCTTCTGCTCAAGGTGACAAAAGCCATTCCATAAAAGAGCACCTGGAAACATTGCCCAGCAACGGTCAACAAAGAGAAGATGGTACCTGGGACCCTACTCACACCAAGGGTCTAACTAATCTATCAGGATCCCCCTGTGCCCTGAATGGCTCTTCTCATGGAAGTGTTTTGAATGTGCCTGAACCTATCAGTGAGCCCTTGATCCCTTCCACACTTGAGGGTGACAGACAGATTGAAGCTGCTGTCAGTACTGCAAACATGCAAAATATGCTGGGCAACCAGGATGCCCCCAAAATGCTGGCTGGAGGAGTGTTGACTACTCCCCTGGATCCCAGCAAAATGGCAAGAGCTGctgaggaagcagaaggtgaTGTCACACCAAGCAGGGCTGAGACGTGGGCATGTGCGTCTGGTGACCTCCTTGAAACAGGTACTACAAGGATGCTTCCCGGTGTGGCAGGTAACTCAGCACATCCTGGGAGCTTTCAGGACTCAGGATGTTCTAACAGGGCTCAGGTGATGGAGGAGGATGCAGCCACCCTTCAAGGGGACAGCCAGGTTGAAGACCAGCAAGCCAAGCAACAGCTGGGCCCTCAGCTCCCTACTCCTGTAGGGCATGGGAAGCCGAGTATCTCTTCTCCTCCAGAGCCTGATGAGAGCAAAGATGAAAAGCTGCACCTGGTGGCTCCAGAAGAACTCCTCAGTGACAGGTACATGGGTGCAATGCCTATAGGTTCAGATCCAGTATGATCCCTACTCTCATGCTAAGTGAATCAAACTGACGGGAAATTTTCAGGAGGCCCAGTTTCCTGTATGGGAAGGGTTAAGTGGCCCCATTTACCCTCTCTGGATTGCTAGGATTTTGAAAAGGGGCGCATGTGCGGGCGCGGTGGGGGGGATGGTGTTTGGAGGCATGGGAGCTATTTGGATGACACGTCTTTCCTTGTGCTAATTCATCTGAAACCACTGGAAAAGCGTGAAGCGTTGACTGGCTGTGCGTGATTGGGTGATAGGCTGCAGGCAGTCATGTTTTCTGGAGTTCAGACACAGCTGCTTTCAAATGTGGAATCGTTTTAGGTGCAAGGGCCCTATGTGATTCAAAGCAGCAGCTCCTAGCTCCTGGCTGCCTAaagcttccttctcttcttcctaaaGATATTGGTGTAGTGGCCGTTGAGTCTTTATTGGGGACTGTACTTTTTAACATAGGATTTTGGCTCTCTCCAAGTATCTGATCCTAGCAACCACTTTTTTTCCTTGTCTCAGAAAGAGCCCAGGGCCTGGCCCGGCCACTTTACCTTCAGTTCCTGAGGCATGCGTTCCGAAAGGCTttccagcagaggccagagatctgggaggagtaGAAAGGTCAGTGACACAAAACCCGTGGCA
This Mus musculus strain C57BL/6J chromosome 7, GRCm38.p6 C57BL/6J DNA region includes the following protein-coding sequences:
- the Tacc2 gene encoding transforming acidic coiled-coil-containing protein 2 isoform X2 codes for the protein MGNENSTSDHQEDAASRNTILWPPSPDPPQRTSSVQSPRSLQPPGKSQSLQKQQGDLPGSCAGSTGLGGSCSASESVASLDPCTVSPEVAEQGEHPQEARGPEGSPLPRSSLPWEQPCPSASMPFTEGPSEGCLASSEAEAPEDSTLTNHLRMEPSPNIPGNILPTSTPEVDGPTQHSMAARTPSAEGDKELKEEGPNSSSNRTGQLPGISLVPLQEPRTELLSGEGTGPRDFEFQRKEDMDDCPSPESATKAPAATQPGMQNSADLESPPKLETMVPQDSVLRSSDRERDGVEVLPTCSAKNLEFLEGCHPSKSNSRAIPGSGTSTASQESCQQKVEMHLPYAELPSGPPGLTTAPANSGSWKETLDTSDAQRQPQTGTSGTELQQVVCVAAASQLNGSFLLSAEAPLFTRTEETSSSASSPTAHAAAWNSVASEESTETVSETKMSVSADLAATEQMDTGVAERKPTSDLRKTQEQPEGSLQQVPAPFLQGQNDTVQQGLLLPTFSHGISNESSVEPTDGPKAPKNTQNRVVAREESRSHGDNLEGQQEATRALAGAEPGNHDEEKSQAFHSKPHLETKKGEVSKAHSNTENKIVPSSDSTQPLRQEVAGHRDGSHSGSAEVVGQVVAESHVTDTATSLHKLHEEDPILSSASDGTGEHFLPQEAIWESSRSQTKSPVMLQDRGGLEAIESLPALESEKGDFLPATAAEEVPKAGEMEDILEVKKSHSPFHPPFSCDGEGLLMSPGQPCGVEKVEPGQEVHADASSPRNGKDSTIGHGLAVLSLEQDCQRKLSCPEDSLPPSPKNRLQPSQLDPEASISAILCDKNQPPTNGQKACQSDPGLKKQSTDPSSILVPEERKPWADVSLSTQGGNEQGSELPSKGSPCNTPSSSPKDKVLEGAPPSEMSELSTPLGQESPALGGNEQEGTGSSSQLSEIPPPAAATALTENLGGKDSLSTGQGLSKSQQELDDALQIGSLREEARCGDSGLSEAGDVLPPPLGLDKTETASRNRVEALPCPPDSVALLDTAHYSPDPVPTNPRVTLTQDALESEACDEGQKESAPQLEMEQPAPLGTEAQSPLGSFQKAEERDGKGGSAEVNVDASEGDPGMQQASEAPEPALSSGFLQADQSLASTLSEPRQLVQLEPSCGDALLPAGETDGMPRSSVDVLTQHTVSGPQSLLPAEPPDTPYLHINSAARKDAEDGSTRGAVSSEDPGAPHESPVKEPPPALENDTLEKTPAVSFTTVLQPGTADGDISAAGDGNSIGIPQAGTTEGHVSFMPYLDRMPLPVRDEQMAREMHVAAAPEANARPSEIAACPASEDAAGEREGNRERPVELTPDLRVVASGSEGASSKQTSIIAGLPDFREHITKIFEQSVLGALAADRPHSKKSGVPRNVLFEGPDVSLNSEKLLDGAQGVAAALLPVPPAGLQVEKKQESAVEAESSHQVPQDPASEKMMGLVGTALEESRPGASVEGERTGEPVQGTQAHSQQARSRQELTVGLPSSAAVQGLPAERAPDFPVAPQSHADVDEASAQGDKSHSIKEHLETLPSNGQQREDGTWDPTHTKGLTNLSGSPCALNGSSHGSVLNVPEPISEPLIPSTLEGDRQIEAAVSTANMQNMLGNQDAPKMLAGGVLTTPLDPSKMARAAEEAEGDVTPSRAETWACASGDLLETGTTRMLPGVAGNSAHPGSFQDSGCSNRAQVMEEDAATLQGDSQVEDQQAKQQLGPQLPTPVGHGKPSISSPPEPDESKDEKLHLVAPEELLSDRKSPGPGPATLPSVPEACVPKGFPAEARDLGGVESIPGTDDVIQPAAPVDPGHPPLADSSHHGDAVSSVSTHLTVQSASPSAARASPAPLAPEHTASAPSAAGPGVEVTPTASPQHLAKNEPRSSDSEEAFETPESTTPVKAPPAPPPPPPEVTPEPEVIDPPAPEEPGCISEPPVVVPDGPRSSESVEGSPFRPSHSSSAVFDEDKPIASSGTYNLDFDSIELVDNFQSLEPCSADSKGQECKVSTRRKSTESVPPSKSTLSRSLSLQASDFDGASCPGSPEAGTLTTDACGTGSNSASSTLKRTKKTRPPSLKKKQATKKPTETPPVKETQQEPGEESPVPSEEHLAPETKTESATPEGAGCTLSDDTPLESPAVPTATCPLTLESAEDVSPLVSGGGRVQNSPPVGRKSVPLTTASEAVEVTLSDSGGQEDLPAKGLSVRLEFDYSEDKGSWESQQENAPPTKKIGKKPVAKMPLRRPKMKKTPEKLDNTPASPPRSPTEPSDTPIAKGTYTFDIDKWDDPNFNPFSSTSKMQESPKLSQQSYNFDPDACEESLDPFKASSKTPSSPSKSPASFEIPASTTEADGDGLNKPAKKKKTPLKTDTFRVKKSPKRSPLSDPPSQDPTPAATPEAPSAISTVVHATDEEKLAVTSQKWTCMTVDLDADKQDFPQPSDLSNFVNETKFNSPSEGKQLGGQPDPHLALENTVPRGQRARKGTCQPELDYRNSYEIEYMEKLGSSLPQDDDTPKKQALYLMFDTPQESPVKSPPVRMSDSPTPCSGSSFEDTEALVNAATKLQHPVARGLPSSQEPLLQVPEKPSQKELEAMALGTPAEAIEITAPEGAFASADTLLSRLAHPASLCGALGYLEPDLAEKNPPVFAQKLQEELEFAVMRIEALKLARQIALASRSRQDTKREAAHPPDVSISKTALYSRIGSTEVEKPPGLLFQQPDLDSALQVARAEVIAKEREVSEWRDKYEESRREVVEMRKIVAEYEKTIAQMIEDEQREKSISHQTVQQLVLEKEQALADLNSVEKSLADLFRRYEKMKEVLEGFRKNEEVLKKCAQEYLSRVKKEEQRYQALKVHAEEKLDRANAEIAQVRGKAQQEQAAYQASLRKEQLRVDALERTLEQKNKEIEELTKICDELIAKMGKS